Proteins from one Mus pahari chromosome 18, PAHARI_EIJ_v1.1, whole genome shotgun sequence genomic window:
- the LOC110335888 gene encoding olfactory receptor 2B11-like, whose protein sequence is MAVTNESHPKEFILLGFADHSWLELPLFVTLLITYPMALMGNIAIILVSTLDPRLHSPMYFFLTNLSFLDMCYTTSIVPQMLFNLGSSIKTISYIGCVVQLYVFHIMGGTECLLLAIMSFDRYVAICRPLHYTLIMNQRVCILLVSVMWLTGVIFAFSEATLTLQLPLCGTNKLDHLLCEIPVLIKTACGEKEFNELALSVVCIFILAVPLCLILASYVNIGCAVLRIKSSEGRRKAFGTCSSHLIVVSLFYGPAISMYLQPSSSITRDQPKFMALFYAVITPTLNPFIYTLRNKDVKGALKKLLRSIFTSK, encoded by the coding sequence ATGGCTGTAACCAATGAAAGCCACCCAAAAGAATTCATCCTACTGGGCTTTGCTGACCATTCTTGGCTGGAACTCCCTCTCTTTGTTACTCTTCTGATAACATATCCCATGGCTTTGATGGGGAACATTGCCATCATTCTAGTGTCCACCTTAGACCCTCGTCTCCACAgccccatgtactttttcctcacAAACCTCTCCTTTCTGGACATGTGCTACACCACAAGCATTGTGCCTCAGATGCTTTTTAACCTGGGGAGCTCCATAAAAACCATTAGTTACATTGGATGTGTTGTTCAACTTTATGTCTTCCACATAATGGGAGGCACAGAATGTCTACTTTTGGCTATTATGTCCTTTGATCGATATGTGGCTATCTGCAGACCTCTCCACTACACCCTCATCATGAATCAACGAGTGTGCATTTTGTTAGTATCTGTTATGTGGCTGACTGGAGTGATCTTTGCTTTTTCAGAGGCTACACTTACATTACAATTGCCATTGTGTGGCACAAATAAATTGGATCATTTATTGTGTGAAATCCCAGTTCTCATAAAAACTGCCTGTGGTGAAAAGGAATTTAATGAGCTAGCACTTTCTGTGGTATGCATTTTTATATTGGCTGTTCCTCTGTGCTTAATTCTTGCTTCTTATGTTAATATTGGGTGTGCAGTACTTAGAATTAAATCttctgaaggaagaaggaaagcctTTGGGACATGTTCTTCTCATCTCATTgtagtttctttattttatggtCCAGCCATTAGCATGTACCTTCAGCCTTCTTCATCCATCACAAGGGACCAACCCAAGTTCATGGCTCTCTTTTATGCAGTGATAACTCCTACACTGAATCCTTTCATCTATACCCTTAGGAACAAGGATGTAAAGGGTGCCTTAAAAAAGCTCCTGAGAAGCATTTTTACTTCAAAGTGA